The following coding sequences lie in one Verrucomicrobiota bacterium genomic window:
- a CDS encoding prepilin-type N-terminal cleavage/methylation domain-containing protein, whose amino-acid sequence MSRHRGFTLIELLVVIAVIAILAALLLPALNHAREMSRRTVCRNNLSQIVRGMNSYAVQFDDIFPPGDASYGHDIFSRGYGNMRRKLLTTTPSDKYDWVTNHGYLMLDGTIPVPRSEDNSYFCPSMRPETSGDGWFAYSKIVNPLSMEGWHDGSNNYCVNASYDYRDSYDDPVPSSHSWCDGIGASAASWNDKAMISDIFAHDFGQYCHKTMYNVGYGDGSVLAYTDVKRELEKKAGDVGCNEGASFAMYLDPFYAEQQK is encoded by the coding sequence ATGTCCCGACATCGAGGCTTCACTTTGATCGAGCTCCTCGTGGTGATCGCCGTCATCGCGATCCTTGCAGCACTGCTGCTTCCGGCGCTGAACCACGCGAGAGAGATGAGCCGGCGTACCGTATGCCGCAACAACCTGTCGCAGATCGTTCGGGGTATGAACAGCTACGCCGTTCAGTTTGACGACATATTCCCCCCCGGCGATGCCTCCTACGGCCACGACATCTTCTCCAGGGGCTACGGGAATATGCGCAGGAAGCTCCTCACCACCACGCCCTCGGACAAGTATGATTGGGTAACGAACCACGGCTACCTCATGCTGGACGGCACCATTCCGGTCCCGCGGAGCGAGGACAATTCCTACTTCTGCCCGTCCATGCGTCCGGAGACGAGCGGGGATGGATGGTTCGCATACTCGAAGATCGTGAACCCCCTCAGCATGGAGGGGTGGCACGACGGAAGCAACAACTACTGCGTGAACGCCAGCTATGACTACCGTGATTCCTACGATGACCCGGTGCCATCAAGCCACAGCTGGTGCGATGGGATCGGGGCCAGCGCTGCATCATGGAATGACAAGGCGATGATCAGCGATATCTTCGCCCACGACTTCGGCCAGTACTGCCACAAGACCATGTACAACGTGGGCTATGGCGATGGATCGGTCCTGGCCTACACGGATGTCAAGCGCGAACTCGAGAAGAAGGCCGGGGACGTCGGGTGTAACGAGGGCGCCTCATTCGCCATGTACCTTGACCCGTTCTACGCCGAGCAGCAGAAGTAG
- a CDS encoding cysteine--tRNA ligase, which produces MALRFFDTLTRTAREFEPIEPGKVGLYTCGPTVYNYAHLGNFRAYLFEDLLRRTLKYKGYAVTQVMNLTDVEDKTIRASREAGIPLGEYTKKYIDAFFEDLDTLNIERAEQYPRATEFVEAMVNIIKGLEEKGFAYRTDDGSVYFSIARFPGYGELAHINLDELRAGARVAQDEYDKETAADFALWKGWDPDDGDVKWDSPWGPGRPGWHIECSAMAMHYLGPHFDIHTGGVDNIFPHHQNEIAQSESYSGEKFVNYWLHNEHLIVEGRKMAKSFGNFFTLRDLLDKGYTGRQIRWLLLTTHYRARLNFTFDGLDSAKASLERIDDCLLKLEETAAKRGGEENGLVRPLVEKTRQQFGDGLDDDLNIAVSVAALFDFVRDVNKLLADSPVSAGEAQEAVAFLDEIDAVLGVIRFGKEAEIPAEITKLVEERQAARKARDFARADAIRDAITARGYTVEDVPGGYRIKKG; this is translated from the coding sequence GTGGCGCTGCGTTTCTTCGACACCTTGACCCGCACCGCACGCGAGTTCGAACCGATCGAGCCGGGCAAGGTGGGCCTCTATACCTGCGGCCCGACCGTCTACAACTACGCGCACCTGGGCAACTTCCGCGCCTACTTGTTCGAGGACCTGCTGCGCCGCACGCTCAAGTACAAGGGCTACGCGGTCACCCAGGTCATGAACCTGACCGACGTTGAGGACAAGACGATCCGTGCCTCGCGCGAGGCCGGCATCCCCCTGGGGGAGTACACGAAGAAGTACATTGACGCGTTCTTCGAGGACCTCGATACGCTCAACATCGAGCGTGCCGAGCAATACCCGCGGGCGACCGAGTTCGTCGAGGCGATGGTCAATATCATTAAGGGCCTCGAAGAGAAGGGCTTCGCCTACCGCACCGACGACGGCAGCGTCTACTTCAGCATCGCCCGGTTCCCGGGCTACGGCGAGCTGGCGCACATCAACCTGGATGAGCTCAGGGCCGGCGCGCGCGTCGCCCAGGACGAGTACGACAAGGAGACCGCCGCCGACTTCGCGCTGTGGAAGGGGTGGGATCCCGACGACGGCGACGTGAAGTGGGACAGCCCGTGGGGCCCGGGGCGGCCCGGCTGGCACATCGAGTGCTCGGCGATGGCGATGCACTACCTCGGGCCGCATTTCGACATCCACACCGGTGGCGTGGACAACATCTTCCCCCACCATCAGAACGAGATCGCCCAGAGCGAGAGCTACTCGGGCGAGAAGTTCGTCAACTACTGGCTCCACAACGAGCACCTCATCGTCGAGGGGCGGAAGATGGCCAAGAGCTTCGGCAACTTCTTCACGCTCCGCGACCTGCTCGACAAAGGCTACACGGGCCGCCAGATCCGCTGGCTGCTCCTGACGACCCATTACCGCGCGCGGCTCAACTTCACCTTCGACGGCCTTGACTCGGCCAAGGCAAGCCTCGAGCGCATCGACGACTGCCTGCTCAAGCTCGAGGAGACGGCGGCGAAGCGCGGCGGCGAGGAGAATGGGCTGGTGCGCCCGCTTGTCGAGAAGACCCGGCAGCAGTTTGGCGATGGCCTCGATGACGACCTGAACATCGCCGTGAGCGTCGCCGCGCTTTTCGACTTCGTCCGCGATGTGAACAAGCTGCTCGCCGACAGCCCGGTAAGCGCCGGCGAGGCACAGGAGGCCGTCGCATTTCTCGACGAGATTGACGCCGTGCTCGGCGTGATCCGGTTCGGCAAGGAGGCCGAGATCCCCGCCGAGATCACGAAGCTCGTCGAGGAGCGTCAAGCCGCCCGCAAGGCGCGCGACTTCGCCAGAGCCGACGCCATCCGCGACGCCATCACCGCGCGCGGCTACACGGTCGAAGACGTCCCCGGCGGCTACCGGATCAAGAAGGGATGA